A genome region from Microbacterium sp. CGR2 includes the following:
- a CDS encoding folate-binding protein YgfZ — protein sequence MSVFEGISGAVAGDLGIGHFGDPFREQRRLAAGSAVVPLDDRVVIQVSGPERLGWLDSVTSQSVGRLAAGDSTELLVLDPQGRVEHAAGVVDDGSSTWLIADAADAEALAGWLTRMKFRTQASVDVRRDLVLLGFVEGGSAAELVRAAGASRGGVPLVWVDPWQQVSLGGHQYAEVAEHPGAALAWRVGILPADVVEATFASVDHDSVAGLIAAEALRVAAWRPRWAAEVDDRSLPHESDWIRTAVHLSKGCYRGQETVAKVHNLGHPPRRLAALQLDGSEAVLPEPGSPVFVGDDEVGHITSVARHHEDGPIALAILARRTPVGDLVVRADGIDVAAAQQVIVPADAGATADIPRLTRLSRRPSAPDPRGAGL from the coding sequence ATGAGTGTTTTCGAGGGCATCAGCGGAGCCGTCGCCGGCGATCTCGGCATCGGGCATTTCGGCGATCCTTTCCGTGAGCAGCGCCGCCTGGCGGCGGGCTCAGCGGTCGTCCCGCTCGACGACCGCGTCGTGATCCAGGTGTCCGGGCCGGAGCGACTCGGCTGGCTGGACTCCGTCACCTCGCAGTCCGTGGGGCGGCTCGCCGCCGGTGACAGCACCGAACTGCTCGTGCTCGACCCTCAGGGCCGCGTCGAGCATGCGGCCGGCGTCGTCGACGACGGTTCATCGACCTGGCTGATCGCGGATGCCGCCGATGCCGAGGCGCTCGCCGGCTGGCTGACCCGCATGAAGTTCCGGACTCAGGCCAGCGTGGATGTGCGCCGGGACCTCGTCCTGCTGGGCTTCGTCGAGGGGGGATCCGCTGCCGAGCTCGTCCGCGCGGCTGGTGCGTCGCGCGGCGGCGTGCCTCTCGTGTGGGTCGATCCCTGGCAGCAGGTGAGCCTGGGCGGGCACCAGTACGCCGAGGTCGCCGAGCATCCCGGGGCAGCGCTGGCGTGGCGGGTCGGCATCCTTCCGGCAGACGTCGTCGAGGCCACGTTCGCCTCCGTCGACCACGATTCCGTCGCGGGGCTGATCGCAGCAGAGGCGTTGCGCGTCGCCGCGTGGCGTCCGCGCTGGGCGGCGGAGGTCGACGACCGGTCGCTGCCGCACGAGTCCGACTGGATCCGTACTGCCGTGCATCTGAGCAAGGGCTGCTACCGCGGGCAGGAGACGGTCGCGAAGGTGCACAACCTCGGGCACCCGCCCCGTCGGCTCGCTGCCCTCCAGCTCGACGGCAGCGAAGCGGTCCTTCCCGAGCCCGGCTCCCCGGTCTTCGTCGGCGATGACGAGGTGGGGCACATCACGTCCGTCGCACGCCATCACGAGGACGGACCGATCGCGCTTGCCATCCTCGCCCGACGGACGCCCGTCGGCGACCTGGTCGTGCGGGCTGACGGCATCGACGTGGCGGCCGCTCAACAGGTCATCGTGCCGGCCGATGCGGGGGCCACGGCAGACATCCCGCGGCTCACGCGCCTTTCGCGCCGGCCGTCAGCGCCGGATCCGCGCGGCGCAGGCCTCTGA
- a CDS encoding response regulator transcription factor: protein MALVLVLTNAPLSEQVLPALELLSHRVRQIPAEPAQLVSAPEYDVVIVDGRHDLVGAKSLCRLLRATGQTAPLLLVVTEGGMSALSGDWGIDDVLLSTAGPAEIDARVRLGLARRDEVAEPSRVQASGVSIDEQSYSAKLHGKPLDLTYKEFQLLHFLATHPSRVFTREQLLSEVWGYDYFGGTRTVDVHVRRLRAKLGDQEQIIGTVRNVGYRFNVYEDETLAGAR from the coding sequence GTGGCCCTGGTGCTGGTTCTGACCAACGCTCCGCTCTCGGAGCAGGTTCTGCCCGCCCTCGAACTGCTGAGCCACCGCGTGCGCCAGATTCCCGCGGAGCCCGCGCAACTCGTCAGCGCACCGGAATACGACGTCGTGATCGTCGACGGCCGCCACGATCTGGTCGGAGCCAAGTCGCTGTGCCGACTGCTGCGCGCCACCGGCCAGACCGCGCCGCTCCTGCTCGTCGTCACCGAAGGCGGCATGAGTGCGCTGTCGGGCGACTGGGGCATCGACGACGTCCTCCTCTCCACAGCAGGCCCCGCCGAGATCGACGCACGCGTGCGTCTCGGCCTGGCACGGCGCGACGAGGTCGCCGAACCCTCCCGCGTACAGGCGTCCGGAGTCTCGATCGACGAGCAGTCGTATTCGGCGAAGCTGCACGGAAAGCCGCTGGACCTCACGTACAAGGAGTTCCAGCTGCTCCATTTCCTGGCCACCCACCCGTCGCGGGTCTTCACCCGGGAGCAGCTGCTCAGCGAGGTCTGGGGCTACGACTACTTCGGCGGCACCCGCACGGTCGATGTGCATGTGCGGCGCCTTCGGGCGAAGCTCGGCGACCAGGAGCAGATCATCGGCACCGTGCGCAACGTCGGCTACCGGTTCAACGTCTACGAGGACGAGACCCTGGCGGGCGCGCGGTAA
- a CDS encoding DNA modification methylase — MKSRLVASAAISAFVLLGATGCTFISPQATTIEYSASDGVNISDDAGPIDVRNALIVATEDGSVGNFVAALANPTEDSATLTIGLKGSDPFTVTVPAGKTVSLGGDEEPLRIVDLDTLPGATVEMHFQSGDSTGAKSEIPVLDGTLPYYADLVPEMVESTPSPTPMPTDTAAPAPAE, encoded by the coding sequence GTGAAATCGCGCCTTGTTGCGTCTGCCGCCATCAGCGCCTTCGTTCTTCTCGGCGCGACGGGATGCACGTTCATCTCGCCCCAGGCGACGACCATCGAGTACTCGGCCTCGGACGGTGTGAACATCTCCGACGACGCGGGTCCGATCGACGTGCGCAACGCGCTCATCGTCGCCACTGAAGACGGCTCGGTCGGCAACTTCGTCGCTGCGCTCGCGAACCCGACCGAAGACAGCGCCACGCTGACGATCGGACTCAAGGGCAGCGACCCGTTCACGGTCACCGTCCCCGCCGGCAAGACCGTCAGCCTGGGCGGCGACGAAGAGCCCCTGCGGATCGTCGACCTCGACACGCTGCCAGGAGCGACGGTCGAGATGCACTTCCAGTCGGGCGATTCCACCGGCGCGAAGAGCGAGATCCCCGTGCTGGACGGCACCCTGCCCTACTACGCAGACCTCGTCCCCGAGATGGTCGAGTCCACGCCGTCACCGACGCCGATGCCGACCGACACCGCTGCCCCCGCACCGGCAGAGTGA
- a CDS encoding response regulator transcription factor, with translation MTRILLVEDEPDLADPLAYLLRREGYEVEIAEDGPGALTAFRERGADIVLLDLMLPGMPGTEVCRQIRSTSAVPIIMLTAKDSEVDIVVGLELGADDYITKPYSSRELLARMRAVLRRVVQADSELDERILDGGRVSLDIDRHTVAVAGAQINMPLKEFELLEVLMRNSGRVLTRGQLIDRVWGSDYFGDTKTLDVHIKRIRSRIEENPSEPVMLVTVRGLGYRFEG, from the coding sequence ATGACCCGCATCCTTCTCGTCGAAGACGAGCCCGACCTCGCGGATCCCCTCGCGTACCTGCTGCGCCGAGAAGGTTACGAGGTGGAGATCGCCGAAGACGGACCCGGCGCGCTCACCGCGTTCCGCGAACGCGGCGCCGACATCGTCCTGCTCGACCTGATGCTCCCCGGAATGCCGGGCACGGAGGTGTGCCGTCAGATCAGGTCGACATCGGCCGTCCCGATCATCATGCTCACCGCCAAGGACTCCGAGGTCGACATCGTGGTGGGCCTCGAGCTCGGCGCGGACGACTACATCACCAAGCCGTATTCGTCACGCGAGCTGCTCGCGAGGATGCGGGCCGTGCTGCGCCGCGTCGTCCAGGCCGACAGCGAACTGGACGAACGGATCCTCGACGGCGGTCGCGTCTCCCTCGACATCGATCGGCACACCGTCGCTGTGGCGGGTGCGCAGATCAACATGCCGTTGAAGGAATTCGAGCTGCTCGAAGTGCTGATGCGCAATTCGGGGCGCGTCCTGACCCGCGGACAGCTCATCGATCGTGTCTGGGGGAGCGACTACTTCGGTGACACCAAGACCCTCGACGTGCACATCAAACGCATCCGGTCGCGCATCGAGGAGAATCCCAGCGAACCGGTGATGCTGGTGACGGTACGCGGGCTGGGATATCGCTTCGAAGGTTAG
- a CDS encoding cell wall metabolism sensor histidine kinase WalK — protein sequence MTLPQLALFSLAVGLVIGVGLSLVVVWAYRARARAEEETSLAIPTGIIDVLDSMDDAACVVDSSGHVLAASQAAARFGIEVGSTLDNPELRQLVRGVKIAGGSNTESMRITRGGLSLDPRLVSARASVLGARLVLLIIRDVTEQERLDQMRRDFVANTSHELKTPVGAVSLLAEAIESAADDPAQVRIFAARISAEAGRLGQLTGRIMSLSRLQAEDGLTEVAPVNIDEVIASSTEAHVVQADSAGVELTRGGDRGVWVRGDAQILIEAVGNLIANAIVYSPRGSRVGVGVKALDDIVEIAVSDQGIGIAEADRERIFERFYRADEARSRRTGGTGLGLSIVKHATQRHGGEVRLWSRPGRGSTFTIRLPRIAAPENLDRGKKSKKKRARKAATAAAPAHVRNGERA from the coding sequence ATGACCTTGCCGCAGCTCGCGCTGTTTTCACTCGCCGTCGGGCTGGTGATCGGCGTGGGGCTCAGCCTCGTCGTGGTGTGGGCCTACCGGGCCCGCGCACGGGCCGAGGAGGAGACCTCCCTCGCGATTCCGACCGGGATCATCGATGTTCTCGACAGCATGGACGACGCCGCCTGCGTGGTCGATTCCTCCGGGCACGTCCTCGCGGCATCCCAGGCGGCGGCACGCTTCGGTATCGAGGTGGGCTCCACGCTGGACAATCCCGAGCTGCGTCAGCTCGTGCGCGGTGTCAAGATCGCGGGCGGCTCCAACACCGAGTCGATGCGGATCACTCGCGGCGGGCTGAGCCTCGATCCGCGACTGGTCTCGGCCCGTGCGAGCGTGCTGGGCGCGCGCCTGGTGCTGCTGATCATCCGTGACGTCACCGAGCAGGAGCGCCTCGATCAGATGCGGCGCGACTTCGTCGCGAACACCAGTCATGAGCTGAAGACGCCGGTCGGCGCGGTCAGTCTCCTCGCCGAGGCGATCGAGTCGGCTGCCGATGACCCGGCGCAGGTGCGCATCTTCGCCGCCCGGATCTCTGCCGAGGCGGGGCGTCTCGGTCAGCTCACCGGCCGCATCATGAGCCTGTCGCGCCTGCAGGCGGAAGACGGGCTCACCGAAGTCGCGCCGGTGAACATCGACGAGGTCATCGCGTCGTCGACCGAGGCCCACGTCGTTCAAGCCGACTCGGCAGGGGTCGAGCTCACGCGTGGTGGTGACCGCGGTGTCTGGGTGCGTGGAGATGCCCAGATCCTGATCGAGGCCGTGGGCAACCTGATCGCGAACGCGATCGTGTACTCGCCCCGAGGTTCGCGGGTGGGCGTGGGGGTGAAGGCGCTCGACGACATCGTGGAGATCGCCGTGTCCGACCAGGGGATCGGCATCGCCGAGGCCGACCGTGAGCGGATCTTCGAGCGGTTCTACCGCGCGGATGAGGCGCGTTCGCGGCGCACCGGTGGCACCGGTCTCGGCCTGTCCATCGTCAAGCACGCCACACAGCGCCACGGTGGCGAGGTGCGACTGTGGTCTCGCCCCGGCCGGGGCTCCACTTTCACGATCCGACTCCCGAGGATCGCCGCGCCCGAGAACCTCGATCGCGGCAAGAAGAGCAAGAAGAAACGTGCGCGCAAGGCTGCCACTGCGGCAGCACCCGCGCACGTCCGAAACGGAGAGAGAGCATGA
- the phoU gene encoding phosphate signaling complex protein PhoU, with amino-acid sequence MREVFHQSLEDLQSGIVEIADLVTVSIDKATRAFATSDVALAEEVIADDANIDKLAVALDELAIEILARQQPVARDLRIVVTALRVSASLERMGDMSEHIAQLARLRFPERAIPRGLKGTFVKMGELDVEISRTLSDLLRTGDLRFADTIRNADDDVDELHASVFEKVLSDNWKGEATATVDATLASRYHERFADHAVAVAKKMVYLATGDWRVSEAEIALAVEQQRELGHA; translated from the coding sequence ATGCGCGAAGTCTTCCACCAGTCCCTCGAGGACCTGCAATCCGGGATCGTCGAGATCGCCGATCTCGTGACGGTCTCCATCGACAAGGCGACTCGCGCGTTCGCGACCAGCGACGTCGCTCTCGCCGAGGAGGTCATCGCCGACGACGCCAACATCGACAAGCTGGCCGTGGCGCTCGACGAGTTGGCGATCGAGATCCTCGCCCGCCAACAGCCGGTCGCCCGTGACCTGCGCATCGTCGTGACCGCGCTCCGCGTGAGCGCGTCGCTCGAGCGCATGGGCGACATGTCCGAGCACATCGCACAGCTCGCTCGTCTCCGCTTCCCCGAACGTGCCATCCCGCGCGGTCTCAAGGGAACCTTCGTCAAGATGGGCGAACTCGACGTCGAGATCTCTCGCACGCTCTCCGACCTGCTGCGCACGGGAGACCTCCGCTTCGCCGACACGATCCGCAACGCGGACGACGACGTCGACGAACTGCACGCGAGTGTCTTCGAGAAGGTGCTCAGCGACAACTGGAAGGGCGAAGCGACGGCCACCGTCGACGCGACGCTCGCCAGCCGTTACCACGAGCGCTTCGCCGACCACGCCGTCGCTGTCGCCAAGAAGATGGTCTACCTGGCGACCGGTGACTGGCGGGTGTCCGAGGCCGAGATCGCTCTCGCCGTCGAGCAGCAGCGGGAGCTCGGTCACGCCTGA
- a CDS encoding phosphoglyceromutase — translation MTSKRTLILLRHGQSEWNELNLFTGWVDVRLTEKGKGEARRGGELLAEAGILPDILHTSLLSRAIQTADIALDAADRLWIPVTRSWRLNERHYGALQGKDKAQTLEEFGPEQFQLWRRSFDVPPPLLDDASEFSQVGDARYEGIDGEVPRTESLKLVIDRLLPYWEDAIVPDLEAGKTVLVTAHGNSLRGLVKHLEGIGDDDIAGLNIPTGIPLVYELDENNVPTAPGRYLDPEAAAAGAAAVAAQGKK, via the coding sequence ATGACTTCGAAGCGCACCCTGATCCTGCTCCGTCACGGCCAGAGCGAATGGAACGAACTGAACCTCTTCACCGGCTGGGTGGACGTCCGTCTCACCGAGAAAGGCAAGGGGGAGGCTCGCCGCGGCGGCGAGCTGCTCGCCGAGGCCGGCATCCTGCCGGACATCCTCCACACGTCGCTGCTGAGTCGTGCGATCCAGACGGCCGACATCGCGCTCGATGCCGCAGACCGCCTGTGGATCCCCGTGACGCGGTCGTGGCGCCTCAACGAGCGCCACTACGGTGCGCTCCAGGGCAAGGACAAGGCGCAGACGCTGGAAGAGTTCGGACCGGAGCAGTTCCAGCTCTGGCGTCGGTCGTTCGACGTTCCGCCGCCCCTGCTCGATGACGCGAGCGAGTTCAGCCAGGTCGGCGACGCTCGGTACGAGGGGATAGACGGCGAGGTGCCGCGCACCGAGTCACTCAAGCTGGTCATCGACCGTCTGCTTCCCTATTGGGAGGATGCCATCGTTCCCGACCTCGAGGCGGGGAAGACGGTGCTCGTCACCGCGCATGGCAACTCGCTGCGCGGGCTGGTCAAGCACCTGGAGGGGATCGGCGACGACGACATCGCTGGGCTGAACATCCCCACGGGCATCCCGCTGGTCTACGAGCTGGACGAGAACAACGTTCCCACCGCTCCCGGTCGTTATCTCGACCCGGAAGCGGCCGCAGCCGGCGCCGCGGCCGTGGCCGCTCAGGGCAAGAAGTAG
- a CDS encoding CarD family transcriptional regulator: MLFEVGETVVYPHHGAATIIEVKERIIKGEAKKYLKLNVTQGDLIIEVPAENVDLVGVRDVIGKEGLDHVFEVLRAPFTEEPTNWSRRYKANLEKLASGDVIKVSEVVRDLWRRDQDRGLSAGEKRMLAKARQILISELALAEKTDEDKASTMLDEVLAS; encoded by the coding sequence ATGCTTTTTGAGGTTGGCGAGACAGTCGTCTATCCGCACCATGGCGCCGCGACCATCATCGAGGTCAAGGAACGCATCATCAAGGGTGAGGCGAAGAAATATCTGAAGCTCAACGTCACGCAGGGTGATCTCATCATCGAGGTCCCGGCAGAGAATGTCGACCTGGTCGGCGTTCGCGACGTGATCGGCAAGGAGGGCCTCGACCATGTGTTCGAGGTGCTGCGCGCACCGTTCACCGAAGAGCCGACCAACTGGTCGCGCCGCTACAAGGCGAACCTCGAGAAGCTCGCCTCGGGCGATGTGATCAAGGTGAGCGAGGTCGTTCGCGACCTGTGGCGTCGAGACCAGGACCGCGGCCTGTCCGCAGGAGAGAAGCGGATGCTGGCCAAGGCTCGTCAGATCCTCATCTCCGAGCTCGCGCTCGCGGAGAAGACCGACGAAGACAAGGCGAGCACGATGCTCGACGAGGTCCTCGCGTCCTGA
- a CDS encoding FABP family protein has translation MIELPTDLPADLAPLSWLIGVWEGSGVIDYPVGEQRLQGEFAQRVSFSHDGGPFLNYSGTATFTGEDQSLSVPLIAETGFWRLSRPAAATDAGPALLPPQSEAVLRTVDDVEELRGENGAFPIEVSLAHSDGILEFYLGEINGPRVDIASDAIVRGAGTKDYAAASRMYGLVDGHLLWAWDIAALGTPLRAHASARLARV, from the coding sequence GTGATCGAGCTGCCCACCGACCTTCCGGCTGATCTCGCCCCCCTCTCCTGGCTGATCGGGGTCTGGGAGGGATCCGGTGTCATCGACTATCCCGTCGGCGAGCAGCGCCTCCAGGGGGAGTTCGCCCAGCGGGTCAGCTTCAGCCATGACGGCGGTCCATTCCTCAACTACTCGGGTACGGCGACCTTCACCGGCGAAGACCAGTCCCTCTCCGTACCGCTGATCGCAGAGACCGGGTTCTGGCGCCTCTCGCGTCCGGCCGCGGCAACGGATGCCGGTCCCGCGCTCCTGCCTCCGCAGAGTGAAGCCGTGCTTCGGACCGTCGACGACGTCGAGGAACTGCGCGGCGAGAACGGTGCGTTCCCCATCGAGGTGTCGCTCGCGCACTCCGACGGCATCCTGGAGTTCTATCTCGGGGAGATCAACGGTCCCCGCGTCGACATCGCCTCAGATGCCATCGTCCGGGGCGCCGGAACCAAAGACTATGCGGCGGCGTCGCGGATGTACGGACTCGTCGACGGACACCTGCTCTGGGCCTGGGACATCGCCGCACTCGGCACTCCGCTGCGTGCGCACGCCTCGGCGCGTCTGGCTCGGGTCTGA
- the ispD gene encoding 2-C-methyl-D-erythritol 4-phosphate cytidylyltransferase translates to MTTLPVPDTAIIVVAAGSGTRLEARAPKALVGIDAHSILRHALDGVFAASPAQVVVVAPAGYEGDAEAELAAAAGDRRELGRVVTGGATRQRSVAAGLAALWGGVTSVLVHDAARALTPPSLIDAVAAAVTVDSGIIPALPVVDTLKKVDGDAVVDVVDRSELAAAQTPQGFPRRLLEMAYAAALDSGVEYTDDAALFAAAGHPVRLIAGSPRAFKITTPADLERARHLLSGEPDARAASRIAPTAAAAAARIGVGTDVHAFGGDGNLWLAGLEWPGEQPLSGHSDGDAVAHAMVDALLGAAGLGDIGEHFGTAHPEYAGAHADVFLARTRDLLREAGFAIGNVSVQFQGNRPRFSARRIEAEGVLSQALGGAPVSVTATTTDGLGFSGRGEGVAVTAVALVVPRPEGSRSATPE, encoded by the coding sequence GTGACCACGCTCCCCGTTCCCGACACCGCGATCATCGTCGTGGCCGCAGGCTCCGGAACGCGTCTGGAGGCCCGGGCTCCCAAGGCGCTCGTCGGGATCGACGCGCACTCGATCCTCCGTCATGCGCTCGACGGAGTGTTCGCGGCCTCTCCTGCACAGGTCGTCGTCGTCGCACCCGCCGGATACGAGGGCGATGCCGAGGCGGAACTGGCTGCCGCTGCCGGTGACCGTCGCGAACTCGGTCGGGTCGTCACCGGGGGAGCGACCCGCCAGCGGTCCGTGGCTGCCGGGCTTGCCGCCCTTTGGGGTGGGGTGACCTCGGTGCTGGTGCACGACGCCGCCCGCGCGTTGACGCCGCCGAGTCTGATCGACGCTGTCGCCGCCGCCGTGACGGTCGACAGCGGGATCATCCCTGCACTGCCCGTGGTCGACACCCTCAAGAAGGTCGACGGCGATGCGGTCGTCGATGTCGTCGACCGCTCGGAGCTCGCGGCCGCGCAGACCCCGCAGGGATTCCCTCGGCGACTCCTGGAAATGGCCTACGCGGCGGCTCTCGATTCCGGCGTCGAGTACACCGACGACGCCGCGCTGTTCGCCGCGGCAGGCCACCCGGTGCGCCTGATCGCCGGCTCGCCGCGGGCCTTCAAGATCACCACACCCGCCGACCTCGAGCGTGCGCGCCACCTTCTGTCGGGGGAACCGGACGCGCGGGCGGCCTCGCGCATCGCGCCCACCGCTGCAGCGGCCGCGGCCCGCATCGGCGTCGGCACCGACGTGCACGCGTTCGGAGGCGACGGCAACCTGTGGCTCGCCGGACTCGAATGGCCCGGCGAACAACCACTGTCCGGGCACTCCGACGGCGATGCCGTCGCCCACGCGATGGTCGACGCGCTCCTGGGAGCGGCCGGATTGGGCGACATCGGCGAGCACTTCGGAACCGCGCACCCCGAGTACGCGGGTGCACATGCCGATGTGTTCCTCGCGCGGACCCGCGACCTGCTGCGCGAAGCCGGATTCGCGATCGGCAACGTCTCGGTGCAGTTCCAGGGGAATCGGCCGCGGTTCAGCGCACGCCGGATCGAAGCGGAGGGTGTCCTGTCGCAGGCCCTGGGCGGCGCCCCTGTCTCGGTGACGGCGACGACCACCGACGGGCTGGGGTTCTCCGGGCGCGGTGAGGGCGTCGCCGTGACAGCGGTCGCGCTCGTGGTGCCGCGACCGGAAGGTTCGCGCTCAGCCACGCCCGAGTAG
- a CDS encoding class I SAM-dependent methyltransferase produces MAPSPLGRPTRGTTGTNRLRRNDRWISASPAFLRAADPLVVDLGFGASGVTAFELAARLRRARADAEVRGLELDPGRVATAEHQLTEVREGRTSFPADLRVSFARGGFEVPLPDGRRAAVIRAMNVLRQYDEADVPSAWRTMAARLAPTGLLIEGTCDEIGRVASWVDVQPDGTPVRFTISLRLSGLERPSIVAERLPKALIHRNIPGERIHALLVDLDREWERAAALSTFGATQRFLAAVTAIREQGWPVLGGRARWRLGEITLPWDAVAPANEH; encoded by the coding sequence ATGGCGCCATCTCCGCTCGGTCGACCCACGCGCGGCACGACCGGGACCAACCGGCTGCGCCGTAACGATCGCTGGATCTCGGCCAGCCCGGCCTTCCTGCGGGCAGCGGATCCGCTCGTCGTCGATCTCGGTTTCGGGGCGAGCGGCGTCACCGCCTTCGAGCTGGCCGCCCGCCTGCGCCGAGCCCGTGCGGATGCCGAAGTGCGAGGTCTGGAGCTGGACCCGGGACGGGTGGCCACCGCTGAGCACCAACTCACCGAGGTGCGCGAAGGACGCACCAGCTTTCCCGCGGACCTCCGGGTCTCCTTCGCGCGCGGCGGATTCGAGGTGCCGCTCCCAGACGGTCGGCGTGCCGCGGTGATCCGAGCGATGAACGTGCTGCGTCAGTACGACGAGGCGGACGTGCCGAGTGCCTGGCGGACGATGGCCGCACGGCTGGCGCCGACCGGGCTCCTCATCGAAGGTACGTGCGACGAGATCGGTCGGGTGGCGAGCTGGGTCGATGTGCAGCCAGACGGCACGCCCGTCCGGTTCACGATCTCGCTGCGTCTGTCCGGTCTGGAGCGTCCGAGCATCGTCGCCGAGCGGCTGCCGAAGGCGCTGATCCACCGGAACATCCCGGGTGAGCGGATCCACGCGCTGCTGGTCGACCTCGACCGCGAATGGGAGCGCGCCGCAGCCCTTTCCACGTTCGGCGCCACTCAGAGGTTCCTGGCGGCGGTCACGGCGATCCGCGAGCAGGGATGGCCGGTGCTCGGCGGGCGTGCGCGCTGGCGCCTCGGCGAGATCACCCTGCCGTGGGATGCCGTCGCGCCCGCGAACGAACACTGA